In Myxococcota bacterium, the DNA window TCGTCGACGGCTGGCTGGCGCGCCGCGGTCAGCAGGTCACCCACATCGGCAAGCTGCTCGATCCGCTCGCCGACAAGCTGCTCGTTTCCACGGCCCTGATCGTCCTGCTCGCGATGGGGCGAATCCCGCTCTGGGCCACCTGGATGGTGGTGACGATCGTCGGCCGCGAGCTCGCCGTCACCGGCCTGCGCGGCATCGCGTCGGCGGGCGGACAGGTCGTGGCGGCGTCGAGCCTCGGCAAGCTGAAGACCGTCACGCAGAACATCGCGGTGGGGGCCTTGCTCTTCCACTTCACGACGATCGGGCTGAACGCCCAGACCGTCGGCCTCGTCTTCCTCTTCATCGCCACGGCGCTCACGATCGCGTCGGGATACCACTACTTCGCGCAGTACTTCCGGAGCCTGGCCGCCGCGCCGCAGGGGAATGATGCAGAGACCGGAACTGGGAGTGACTCATGACCCGTTTGACGGAACTGCGACATCGCATCGAATCGCGTGACGCGCGGATCGGCGTCGTCGGCCTGGGCTACGTCGGGCTTCCCCTCGCGATCGAGTTCGCGAAGCAGGGCTTCCACGTCACGGGCTTCGACCTCAATCGCTCGAAGATCGAAACGCTGAACGACGGCGATTCCTACATCGAAGACGTCCCGGCCGACGAGGTGGCGAAGGTCACCCAGAGCGGCGCCCTGGTGGCCACGACGGATTTCGGGGAGCTCGCGCGCTGCGACGTGATCAACGTCTGCGTGCCGACCCCGCTCACGCGCAGCAAGGACCCCGACGTCTCGCACATGGCCGAGGCCATGGAGGAGATTCGCAAGCGCCTGCGTGTCGGGCAGCTGATCGTGCTGGGCAGCACCACCTACCCGGGCACCACCCATGAGCTCTTCGTGCCGCTCCTCGAGGGCACGGGGCTGAAGGTGGGCGAGGACTTCGCGATCGCCTTCGGGCCCGAGCGCATCGACCCGGCGAATCAGCAGTTCGCCGTGAACGAGGTGCCGAAGGTCGTGGGCGGCGAGACGCCGCTCTGCTGCGAGCTCGCGTCGGCGCTCTTCAAGACCATCTTCGACACGGTGGTGCCGGTGTCTTCCACCCAGAGTGCCGAGATGGTGAAGCTCCTCGAGAACACCTTCCGCGCCATCAACATCGGCCTCGTGAACGAGGTGGCGCTGATGTGCGAGCGCCTGGGGCTCGACGTCTGGGAAGTGATCGAAGCGGCGGCCACCAAGCCCTACGGCTACATGAAATTCCTGCCGGGGCCCGGCCTCGGGGGGCACTGCATTCCCGTCGACCCGACCTACCTCTCGTGGAAGATGAAGACGCTGAACTTTCCCGCGCGCTTCATCGAGTTGGCCACCGAGATCAACAACGCGATGCCGTCCCACGTGGCGGATCGCGTGGCCGATATCCTGAACGACGACCGCCTCGCGGTGAACGGCGCGCGGATCCTGATCCTGGGCGTGGCCTACAAGGCGAACGTCTCCGACGTCCGCGAGTCGCCGGCCCTCGATGTGATCCAGCGGCTGCGCGAGAAGGGCGCCGAGATCGCCTTCCACGATCCCCATGTCAGCGAGATCGATATCGAGGGCCACACGCTCAAGGGCACCGATCTCTCGGACGCCACCCTGGCGGCCTACGACCTGGTGATCATCCTGACCGACCACGCCGCGGTCGACACCGCGCGGGTGGTGGAGAAGGCCGAGCGCGTCTTCGACACCCGCAACGCCACCAAGGGCATCGCCGGTGGCGAGAAGGTGCGGAGGCTCTAGGCGCAACACTGGACGGGGCCGAGCGGGGAGGGCGTCTCCTCCCCGGAATCGAGCCGCTGGGGCCGAAGCGGCTGCGCCCTTGACGCGCCCGCGGGGGGCCCGGATACTCTCCCGTCCAACGCTTTCCGAGCACGAGTAGCTCAGTTGGTAGAGCGCCACGTTGCCAACGTGGGGGTCGCCGGTTCGAGCCCGGTCTCGTGCTCCAGAAAAACGAAGCGCCCCCGGCCACCCGGCCGGGGGCGTTCTCGTTTGTGGGCGCAGAGGGCCCCCGCCCCCCGCGCGGCTTGACCCGCGGATCGTCGCGACGGGAAGATGGGCCGACGCGACCGCGCCGGGTGAAGCCGTGGGATCGCGGCGGGGGCTCCATGCGTCTAGCGCGAAGGCACGACAGGAAACCGCCGGCTCGCTACCTGGCGGCCGTCCTCGTCGTGCTCGCACTCTCGACCGAGGTGAGCGCGGACGGACTCTTCATCGATCGCATCGATGTCGAGCCCGGGCCCAATGGCGTCCAGGCGGTCGACGTAAACGGTGACGGGGAGGTCGACCTGCTCACGGCGGGAATCGATGGCCACGCCTTGGCAGTCCTCTTGGCGAACGGGGACGGCACCTACGCGCCGCCGGTGCTGTACGGGCCGAGTACGCTCCCCATCGGCCTGGCCGCGGTCGACGTCGACGGCGATACGATCCTGGACGTGCTCTCGGTGCGGAGCAATCAGGTGCGTGCGCTGCTCGGCAACGGCGACGGCACCTTTCAGGCGTCGATCAACTCCCCGTCGACATTGGCCCTCTTTACGAGCAGCTTCGCCGTCGGTGATCTCGATGGGGACAGCGTTCCCGACCTCGTCACGACGGATCAGTTCACCGGCGTCAACGTGGTGCTGGGGAACGGCGACGGGACCTTCCAGCTGCCGGTGGCGTACCCGGTGGGCACCCCCGGGTCCACCTTCCCGTTCGGCGCGCGGATCGCCGATCTGAACGGCGACAGCGCGCCCGACATCGTGGCGACGAACTCGGTGAGTTCGAACGTCCATGTCCTCCTCGGAAACGGGGACGGCACCTTCCAGGCTGCGAACGACCTCACGATCGGAGTTTCCCCGGGGCGGACTGCGTTCATCGACGTCGATGGCGACACGGTCCTGGATCTGCTCGCGATCGATTTTACGACCAGCGAGCTGCTCATCCTGCCCGGCAACGGAGACGGGACCTTTCAGACGCCACAGGTCTCGTCGGCCGGAGAGGCGACGGGCATCCTCGAGGTCGTGGATGTCGATGGGGACGGCGTCACGGACATCGTGGGCTTCGCCCAAGGGGGCAACGGCGTGTCGGTGCTCCTGGGCAACGCCGGCGGCAGCTTCCAGCCCGGAGTCAAGTACGGCGCGGGCCGCGGCGTCGGGGCGGTGGACGTCGCGGACATCGACGGGGACGGCCTCCTCGATATCGCGACGGAGAATTCGCAGAGCAGTGACCTGAGCATCCTGAAAGGTCTCGGCGACGGGAGTTTCCTGGCTGCCGAGACCTACGAAGCCGGGGACTCTCCTGGCGCGGCACTCCCCGTCGATCTGAACGG includes these proteins:
- a CDS encoding nucleotide sugar dehydrogenase; translated protein: MTRLTELRHRIESRDARIGVVGLGYVGLPLAIEFAKQGFHVTGFDLNRSKIETLNDGDSYIEDVPADEVAKVTQSGALVATTDFGELARCDVINVCVPTPLTRSKDPDVSHMAEAMEEIRKRLRVGQLIVLGSTTYPGTTHELFVPLLEGTGLKVGEDFAIAFGPERIDPANQQFAVNEVPKVVGGETPLCCELASALFKTIFDTVVPVSSTQSAEMVKLLENTFRAINIGLVNEVALMCERLGLDVWEVIEAAATKPYGYMKFLPGPGLGGHCIPVDPTYLSWKMKTLNFPARFIELATEINNAMPSHVADRVADILNDDRLAVNGARILILGVAYKANVSDVRESPALDVIQRLREKGAEIAFHDPHVSEIDIEGHTLKGTDLSDATLAAYDLVIILTDHAAVDTARVVEKAERVFDTRNATKGIAGGEKVRRL
- the pgsA gene encoding CDP-diacylglycerol--glycerol-3-phosphate 3-phosphatidyltransferase yields the protein MAISLDSEPIESVAAPSSGRRPPLSRHALQGKTSAETRERSVPAPDETNTVSATAPEAPPAERFWNLPNTITAMRAAVVPVLLLHPLFPSESASAVMAWFFIVAAVSDLVDGWLARRGQQVTHIGKLLDPLADKLLVSTALIVLLAMGRIPLWATWMVVTIVGRELAVTGLRGIASAGGQVVAASSLGKLKTVTQNIAVGALLFHFTTIGLNAQTVGLVFLFIATALTIASGYHYFAQYFRSLAAAPQGNDAETGTGSDS
- a CDS encoding VCBS repeat-containing protein, yielding MRLARRHDRKPPARYLAAVLVVLALSTEVSADGLFIDRIDVEPGPNGVQAVDVNGDGEVDLLTAGIDGHALAVLLANGDGTYAPPVLYGPSTLPIGLAAVDVDGDTILDVLSVRSNQVRALLGNGDGTFQASINSPSTLALFTSSFAVGDLDGDSVPDLVTTDQFTGVNVVLGNGDGTFQLPVAYPVGTPGSTFPFGARIADLNGDSAPDIVATNSVSSNVHVLLGNGDGTFQAANDLTIGVSPGRTAFIDVDGDTVLDLLAIDFTTSELLILPGNGDGTFQTPQVSSAGEATGILEVVDVDGDGVTDIVGFAQGGNGVSVLLGNAGGSFQPGVKYGAGRGVGAVDVADIDGDGLLDIATENSQSSDLSILKGLGDGSFLAAETYEAGDSPGAALPVDLNGDQVPDLVASNGPTDTLSILLGNGDGTFSAAISVPAGDNPGFVQSSDFDGDGIVDLAATSRNDNSVVVLLGNGDGTLQPAASFPAGELPSSLVVADLDGDSISDLLVANAGLDEGRALLGNGDGTFQAPVAFSTGESPKSFAVADLDADSVPDVVAVNGSNANEVSVLLGNGDGSFQAPDPVSVGQIPEAALIEDLDGDLIPDLIVANNVSDDVSVLLGIGNGTFQQDVVYPTGDTPLGLALADVTLDGKPDVITANWRSDDVSVLPGNGDGSFGPPLHFEVGDAPRTVAVADFDGDLVPDLVTTNEASDDLSVLLNLCDRPPVPGLGVVGGALLSVLLASRGATRARRRRVC